The Candidatus Neomarinimicrobiota bacterium genome includes a region encoding these proteins:
- a CDS encoding ABC transporter permease: MLTHQSIPVLKKTIRKHRKMPVSSIDLAKLKYIDSTGVVFIDWLRKKLFPGAEVRHADAKTQKALETFSSQGVKIPKPPREAGFLEAAGNILVQTWNAFRDILYLTSEIILWSFYGIFTSRGRRKGSVSQQMVLIGSNAVGIVGLLSIVLGLIIALQSAAQLRQFGAGVYIADLIAISMVREMGPMMTAIIIAGRSGSSFAAEISTMKVTEELDALRMMALNPIRYVVVPKFLAISVCMPLLVMLSIILGIFGGFIIGLTYLDLNLVTYFNQTINILEPKDLLIGLSKSVFFAWVIVIIGSYFGFRAEGGAEGVGKVTTSAVVASIFAVIVFDAIFSLIYMF, from the coding sequence ATGCTGACCCATCAAAGCATTCCCGTTTTGAAAAAAACAATCCGGAAACACAGAAAAATGCCTGTTTCATCTATTGATCTGGCGAAACTGAAATATATCGACAGCACAGGAGTTGTCTTTATAGACTGGCTCCGAAAAAAGCTTTTTCCCGGGGCAGAGGTCCGCCATGCCGATGCCAAAACCCAAAAGGCACTGGAAACCTTCAGTTCTCAAGGGGTAAAAATCCCGAAACCGCCCCGAGAAGCCGGCTTTTTGGAAGCCGCCGGCAATATACTGGTTCAAACCTGGAACGCTTTCAGGGATATCCTGTACCTGACATCGGAAATTATCCTATGGTCATTTTACGGAATTTTCACATCCCGGGGACGTCGGAAGGGATCAGTCAGTCAGCAAATGGTTTTAATCGGAAGCAATGCAGTGGGTATCGTAGGTTTGTTATCCATCGTTCTGGGGCTTATTATTGCCCTTCAATCTGCAGCTCAGCTTCGGCAGTTCGGGGCCGGGGTTTACATTGCGGATCTCATTGCCATTTCCATGGTTCGCGAAATGGGTCCTATGATGACGGCCATTATTATTGCCGGCCGGAGCGGTTCCTCTTTTGCCGCAGAAATTTCCACCATGAAAGTGACGGAAGAACTGGATGCCCTGCGCATGATGGCTCTGAATCCCATCCGGTATGTGGTGGTCCCCAAATTTCTGGCCATCAGTGTCTGCATGCCCCTGCTGGTTATGCTCTCCATTATCCTCGGCATCTTCGGTGGATTCATTATCGGACTGACCTACCTGGATTTGAACCTGGTAACATATTTCAATCAGACCATCAACATTCTGGAACCCAAGGATCTGCTCATCGGTCTGAGTAAAAGTGTCTTTTTTGCCTGGGTGATTGTCATCATTGGCAGTTATTTTGGTTTCCGGGCGGAAGGCGGTGCTGAAGGTGTAGGAAAAGTCACCACATCCGCCGTGGTAGCCTCCATTTTTGCCGTGATTGTGTTTGATGCCATTTTCAGCCTTATTTACATGTTCTGA